A stretch of DNA from Streptomyces gobiensis:
CGTGGTCGTACTGGTCCCGGCCGACTCCCCGGCCGCACGGGCCGCCGCCTACGCCCAGGACGACGACCTCACCGCCGTGATGGAAATCACGGATGTCGCACCGGTCTCGGTGCCCCACCGGATCCGCGGGCGGGCCTGGGTCACCGGCTGGCTGACAGCGGTGCGCGGCGCCGACCGGGGCGAATGCGGCAAGCTGCTCGCCGAGCGCCACCCGGCCGGTCCGCCGGTCAGCGGCCCGGGATGGATGATGCTGCGACTGGAGGTCGGCGAGGCGTATATCGACGATCTGTGGGGTGAGAGCCAGGTCGAGCCGGACGATTTCGCGGCGGCCCAGGCCGATCCGCTGGTGCCGCACGAGGCTGATCTGCTGCAGCATCTGGCGGCCGCGCACAGTGAGCAGGTAGGCGGCCTGTGCGCACTGCTGGGCGAGCGGGAAGGTCCCTGTGCCGCGGGGCGGCGTGCGGTACCACTGGCGCTGGACCGTTTTGGGCTGCGGGTGCGGTACTGCGGAGAGAGCGACGGGTTCGACGCGCGCTTTGAGTTCCCGGAGCCGGTGGCTGACGTGGCGCAGCTGCGGCGGGCCATGCACCGGCTGTTCGAGGCGGCTGCGGTGGAGTAGCGCTACCGCTCGTCGGGCAACGGCTCGTCGCGCAGCCGGGCGCGGACGCGTTCGGCGACGTCGGCATACCGGGCCTCGGCGCCGTACCGGGTGGGCTCGTAGTACCGCTTGCCGTGGATCTCATCCGGGGCGTACCGCTGTGCCGCGATGCCGCCGGGCAGATCGTGCGGGTACTGATACCCCTTGCCGTGGCCGAGCTTGTCGGAGCCCTTGTAGTGGCTGTCCCGCAGATGCGGCGGCACCGGTCCGGCGAGCCCGGCCCGGACATCCGCGAGCGCGGCGTCGATGGCCAGGTAGGCGGCGTTCGACTTGGGGGCCAGGGCGAGGGCCACGGTCGCCTGGCTGAGGGTGATACGGGCCTCGGGGAAGCCGATCATCGCCACGGCCTGGGCCGCCGCCACCGCCGTCTGCAGGGCGGTGGGATCGGCCAGACCGATGTCCTCGCTGGCGGAGATCATCAGCCGTCTGGCGATAAAGCGCGGATCCTCCCCCGCCTCGATCATCCGGGCCAGATAGTGCAGTGCGGCGTCCACGTCCGAACCACGGATGGATTTGATGAGGGCACTGGCCACGTCGTAGTGCTGGTCACCATCGCGGTCGTACTTCACCGCGGCCCGGTCGACAGCCTCCTCCAGCGTCGCCAGGGAGATCGCGCTCTCGCCCTTGGCCATGGCCGCGCCCGCTCCGGCCTCCAGCGCGGTCAGCGCCCGGCGGGCGTCGCCGCCTGCTATCCGCAGCAGATGGCCTTCGGCGTCCTCGGGGAGCGTGACCGCCCCGGCCAGGCCCCGGGCGTCGGTGACCGCCCGGCGCAGCAGCCCGCGCAGATCGTCGTCGGTCAGCGACTCCAGAGTGAGCAGCAGGGAGCGGGAGAGCAGCGGGGAGATCACCGAGAAGTACGGATTCTCGGTGGTGGCCGCGATCAGCGTCACCCAGCGGTTCTCAACGGCGGGCAGCAGCGAATCCTGCTGGGCCTTGCTGAAGCGGTGGATCTCATCGAGGAAGAGGACCGTGTCCTTGCCGTACGCGCCGGAGGAGCGCCGGGCGCCGTCGATGACCGCCCGCACTTCCTTGACTCCGGCGGTGATGGCCGACAGCTCGACAAAGCGCTTCTCGGTCGCCTGGCTGACCACATAGGCGAGGGTCGTCTTGCCGGTGCCCGGCGGCCCCCACAGGATCACCGAGGAGGAACCGGCCGGGCCCCCGCCGCCTTCACCGACCAGGCGGCGCAGCGGGGATCCGGGGCGCAGCAGATGCTGCTGGCCCACGACGTCATCGAGGGTGCGCGGGCGCATACGGACGGCCAGCGGGCTGGCGGA
This window harbors:
- a CDS encoding replication-associated recombination protein A, which produces MEPDLFTAAAEERQAQDPSASPLAVRMRPRTLDDVVGQQHLLRPGSPLRRLVGEGGGGPAGSSSVILWGPPGTGKTTLAYVVSQATEKRFVELSAITAGVKEVRAVIDGARRSSGAYGKDTVLFLDEIHRFSKAQQDSLLPAVENRWVTLIAATTENPYFSVISPLLSRSLLLTLESLTDDDLRGLLRRAVTDARGLAGAVTLPEDAEGHLLRIAGGDARRALTALEAGAGAAMAKGESAISLATLEEAVDRAAVKYDRDGDQHYDVASALIKSIRGSDVDAALHYLARMIEAGEDPRFIARRLMISASEDIGLADPTALQTAVAAAQAVAMIGFPEARITLSQATVALALAPKSNAAYLAIDAALADVRAGLAGPVPPHLRDSHYKGSDKLGHGKGYQYPHDLPGGIAAQRYAPDEIHGKRYYEPTRYGAEARYADVAERVRARLRDEPLPDER
- a CDS encoding DUF2470 domain-containing protein, with the translated sequence MFRPGIPLPSTDDDAGTGQPRPVEEDPRQPTAAERVRTLVESSVSAVLRIPGVEPDELGSGVPQSRAVTSDGDVVVLVPADSPAARAAAYAQDDDLTAVMEITDVAPVSVPHRIRGRAWVTGWLTAVRGADRGECGKLLAERHPAGPPVSGPGWMMLRLEVGEAYIDDLWGESQVEPDDFAAAQADPLVPHEADLLQHLAAAHSEQVGGLCALLGEREGPCAAGRRAVPLALDRFGLRVRYCGESDGFDARFEFPEPVADVAQLRRAMHRLFEAAAVE